The Dioscorea cayenensis subsp. rotundata cultivar TDr96_F1 chromosome 11, TDr96_F1_v2_PseudoChromosome.rev07_lg8_w22 25.fasta, whole genome shotgun sequence genomic interval TACACTTGCTGTTATAGTCAcctttttcaaccaaaactcaGCCAACTATAATGTGTCAATAGATGAGAAAGCTATATATATTCCATATAATGTAGCTCGCATAGGAAGAAGACACGCACACTCACTAACTCAAAAGTCACATTGCATTGTCACATTTTCAGTAAAAATCTCCCTTATCATATCAATGATAAACATCAAACAGTCTAAATGTTGGGTAAACCGGACAATGACCAACATTTCCATTTGTCGCATTTTCTAGTGATCTTATTTACTATAATAGAATTTTATAGACTCTGCTATCATTTATTCACTTTGAACACCTTATTTTTCCCTTGTCTGGCACCAATGCATCATGACATCTTCTATACTACCATGTAGCATTATGCTTTGGGATTGTCTATAGTATCACTTAGCACAGAAAACAAATGTCATGGTAAGCTATTGCAAACAACCAATTGTTATAATACGCATCTAATTGTGAACAAATTCCCCACACTCTATCCTTTATGCACTTTGACTATGATTTTGTATACCCACTAAAAACCCCAGTACACCCAACCAAAAACATCCCTCCTGAATACACCACCACGTGCAAGAGCCAGTTCTTCATTTCATCAGCGCAAAAGCTCTCTTCACATCTGCATATTATTCAAGGTATTCCAAATAGTATTGTTTCTCTTCATCCTGATGGCactgaaaaccaaaaaaaaccaACCTTTCTCCATCTCAGCTATAAATCTAAACCTTAATTGTTATTCTTTATCTCTGTCTTGCTTTGGCATATTATTCAAGGTATTCCAAATTGTATTGTTTTTCTCTCCTTCCTGAtggcattgaaaaaaaaacaacaacaacaacaaccttACTCCATCTCAGCTTTTAAATCTAAACCTCAATTGTTATTCTCTATCTCTGTCATGCTTTGACAACCATTTAAAAGGGATCATTGAGTGCTTGCTGTTCTCTTGTTCTtcataaaccaaacaaaatctCCTAATGTTTTGAGTTGTTCATCCAATCAACAATTTAAATCACAAATTCCACTATGAAAAAAGCAAATAATTTTGGTTTCATCACAATTCAATCAACCTACAAATTTTGTCTCATCTAGATTGGTAATCAAGAAATTCATAAATTCAGCACACACAAAAATCAAGCCGAATAACAACACAAACCCAAACAAAGAATcaaattcttgaaaaaaaaaagaagaaagggatAATTTCACTCACATTCACTCTAGCAGCGGAGAGATAAGACGTGGCGGTCTCCCCGGTGAACAACTCTATATCCCCGGCGACGGACTTCGCGCAGGCCACCGCCAACACCTCCGCCACGCTCGCCACTGCTCCACCATGCAGTGTGTTGTATAGATTCTAGAGGGATCAAAGCTTTACACTATTCACCGAATCAATCGGAAGAACAGAACAAGATAGAGAGTGAGGGATCGAGAGGAACCGACGGTGAGAGCTGGATTGACGACGAAGGAGCAGATAATGCGGCCGGTCTCGACGAGGTCAGCCTTGAGGAGGCTACGGAGGAGGTCGGAGAAGAATCTGAGACGGTCGGCGGCGTCGGAGATGGGGTTGGACGAGCCCAGCCTCTCGAAGAAGGCCTTTGTGTTGGCGGCGTAGGCCTGCGGCTCCGAGGGCGTCGCCATGGCCGGAAACTTGGGACGATGAAGAGCTTGTTTTAGGGCAACGAATGCAATGGAATCAACACCGACAACGCAAATTAAAGATcagatttcattttatttatttatttttctttgttgatctATACCAAtattaacttatttatttattttcttcaaaaaaaaattttaatcaatatttttatttatttatttatttagtccttaattcattggtttttttttcgtATTATCTGTCAATT includes:
- the LOC120271930 gene encoding acyl-coenzyme A thioesterase 13-like; protein product: MATPSEPQAYAANTKAFFERLGSSNPISDAADRLRFFSDLLRSLLKADLVETGRIICSFVVNPALTNLYNTLHGGAVASVAEVLAVACAKSVAGDIELFTGETATSYLSAARVNEEVEVEGRVLRKGRRVIVTEVNLRIKKTGRMLYTNRSTFYVMPLAKL